Proteins from a genomic interval of Candidatus Binataceae bacterium:
- a CDS encoding pyridoxamine 5'-phosphate oxidase family protein: MKFHSGEIAVQTRAGVTEDAAEVGEGIVDRVPDAARAFLSTRRMVVIATIDARGRVWASVVTGEPGLISLLDDRNLRIGALPPEGDPLLENLRVEGDVALFIPDLLAPRRIRLNGTGQIKGSEIHVHAEQVYGNCRRYIQERLLVGTRASSAALPVHVTRSTELSSQDRDQILRADTFFITTEHPDAGADASHKGGNPGFVKVLDDRRIAFPDYNGNHMFNTLGNLAINPSAGLLFIDFDSGRTLQLTGRASIDWNPERARDFAGAERIVDFEVAEIVANQNGFGLIANFRQYSRFNPA; this comes from the coding sequence ATGAAATTTCACTCCGGAGAAATCGCCGTTCAGACACGTGCCGGGGTAACCGAGGATGCCGCCGAGGTGGGCGAGGGCATTGTCGACCGCGTTCCCGACGCAGCGCGCGCTTTTCTGTCGACACGTAGGATGGTGGTGATTGCCACGATCGATGCCCGTGGTCGCGTCTGGGCTTCAGTGGTCACTGGCGAACCGGGACTTATATCTCTGCTCGATGATCGCAACCTGCGTATCGGTGCACTCCCACCTGAGGGCGACCCGCTGTTGGAAAATCTCCGGGTAGAAGGTGATGTCGCCCTCTTCATCCCAGATTTGCTTGCGCCGCGGCGAATCAGACTCAACGGCACCGGACAGATCAAGGGCAGCGAGATTCATGTTCACGCCGAACAAGTTTATGGAAATTGCCGCCGATACATACAGGAGCGACTTCTGGTCGGCACCCGCGCCTCTTCCGCCGCGCTGCCAGTGCACGTAACGCGTTCAACCGAACTCTCTTCGCAAGATCGCGATCAGATTCTCCGCGCCGACACGTTCTTCATCACGACCGAACACCCCGATGCGGGAGCGGATGCATCCCACAAGGGAGGAAACCCGGGGTTCGTCAAGGTACTCGACGATAGACGCATCGCGTTTCCTGATTACAACGGCAACCACATGTTCAACACCCTTGGCAATCTGGCGATTAACCCAAGCGCCGGATTGCTGTTCATCGACTTCGACAGCGGACGGACCCTTCAGCTCACTGGACGCGCATCCATCGACTGGAATCCGGAGCGAGCGCGTGACTTTGCGGGTGCCGAGCGGATAGTCGACTTTGAAGTTGCCGAAATCGTCGCGAACCAAAACGGCTTCGGGCTGATTGCCAACTTCCGCCAGTACTCGCGCTTCAATCCAGCGTAG
- a CDS encoding cupin domain-containing protein, producing the protein MRRQLTTGNFAAVALLAFGLSTAVAQAPPGASAGVVHELMRQPLADQPGTDVVVITVDYPPEGTTPPHEHPGYTYAYVLEGSVVSQLDDRPLQTFSAGQMWSELPHERHMVSRNASTSAPAKLLVFFIAPHGQKLTEFLPAK; encoded by the coding sequence ATGAGACGTCAGCTCACGACGGGCAACTTCGCTGCAGTTGCGCTGTTAGCGTTCGGCCTGAGCACAGCAGTCGCGCAAGCTCCTCCGGGGGCGTCGGCGGGTGTGGTTCACGAACTTATGCGTCAACCGCTCGCAGATCAGCCTGGAACCGACGTGGTCGTGATCACCGTGGACTACCCGCCCGAGGGCACGACCCCGCCCCATGAACACCCCGGATACACCTATGCCTACGTTCTCGAGGGCAGCGTGGTATCACAGTTGGACGATCGACCCTTGCAAACTTTTTCGGCGGGACAGATGTGGTCGGAGCTCCCCCATGAGCGTCATATGGTGTCAAGGAACGCCAGCACGAGCGCGCCCGCAAAATTGCTGGTGTTCTTTATTGCTCCGCACGGACAGAAGTTGACGGAATTTCTGCCCGCAAAGTGA
- a CDS encoding putative quinol monooxygenase: MAIAVAAKIKAKAGSEAQVEAAFREMIAKVRANEPGTLSYILHKSVQDPTVFYFYETYADQASFDAHGKTAHMKEMGGRIGPHLDGRPEVLVLNELDRK; this comes from the coding sequence ATGGCAATCGCAGTTGCGGCAAAAATCAAAGCCAAGGCCGGTAGCGAAGCGCAGGTCGAGGCCGCGTTCCGCGAGATGATCGCTAAGGTCAGGGCCAATGAGCCGGGAACTCTCTCGTACATTCTGCACAAGTCGGTGCAGGATCCGACTGTCTTCTATTTTTACGAGACTTATGCCGATCAGGCTTCTTTTGATGCGCACGGCAAGACCGCGCACATGAAGGAAATGGGAGGCAGAATCGGACCGCATCTCGATGGCCGTCCGGAGGTCCTGGTTCTGAACGAACTCGATCGTAAATAA